In the genome of Raphanus sativus cultivar WK10039 chromosome 4, ASM80110v3, whole genome shotgun sequence, one region contains:
- the LOC108807999 gene encoding multiple RNA-binding domain-containing protein 1-like encodes MTLGDLCFFYHSGTKSRCVVGVVEVAREWYEDDDDEGEGEGAVDVKAVGEMRRFVDLKEMKGDKGIKDFVLFRQPRLSVVPVEVDVWQKICELGDGFSGDGDGISFSNTEETLTQAFSQYGRLLGVNVVMDKIRCRPKEFAYVKFSSKEEADEALLQLNGQLVDRRVVVMLSPEEEEEILVNLSLSIWRPRKGTTQSTSSRL; translated from the exons ATGACTTTAGGCGACCTCTGCTTCTTCTACCACTCCGGTACGAAATCGAGGTGCGTCGTGGGTGTGGTGGAGGTTGCTCGCGAATGGTACGAAGATGACGATGacgaaggagaaggagaaggagcgGTCGACGTCAAAGCTGTCGGAGAGATGAGGAGATTTGTTGATTTGAAGGAgatgaaaggagacaaaggGATTAAGGATTTCGTTTTGTTCAGACAGCCGAGGTTGTCTGTTGTTCCAGTGGAAGTTGATGTTTGGCAAAAGATTTGTGAATTGGGAGATGGGTTTTCTGGAGATGGTGATG gCATCTCTTTCTCAAACACAGAAGAAACATTAACACAAGCTTTTTCTCAATATGGTCGTCTTCTTGGTG TGAATGTTGTGATGGACAAAATCAGATGCAGACCAAAAGAGTTTGCTTATGTCAAATTCTCTTCCAAAGAAGAAGCCGACGAAGCTTTATTACAACTTAACGGACAG TTGGTAGATAGGCGGGTGGTGGTCATGCTAAgtccggaggaggaggaggagatccTAGTAAACCTCAGCCT GTCTATTTGGAGGCCAAGGAAAGGAACAACACAGAGTACAAGCTCGAGACTATGA